The DNA window CAGGTTTTTGACTCATTTTAATACTTTAGATGATATTGTGACTCAATAGACACTCCACTAACTAGACTTTACTTTTTCCATGCCAAGAAGACGTCAGCCTGTATTCTAACACCTCATTTAGCAAACTGTGACACATTCCTCGAGTTCCCAGCAGAAGAGCAGGATcagttggatgaccttgagcttAAGAAATGTGTTAAAATTAGCTAAGTGGCATGGTAGGATACGAGTCCTACCTGTGACTGAAACAGAATCAGTGAGACAAAACTCATGTCACGACAGAAGTGGTCAATGGAATCAAATCAGAGTAAGTACTTCAGCATATCTAACCCTTGGTTTGGACTGTTGGTGCATCTGTCCCTTTCATGAATGGGACTTACAGTGCATCAAGGCCTAACACTACCCCAAAAGTAGATAGCTGTTTTGCAGACTTTGAAAGAAGCAGGCATTGAAAGACTTGTGTTTAGTTGCAGTAGCAATGGGGGAAAAACCCAATTCTCTCACCTATATGGCCTTGACTCAATTACAGTACCATGTCAACTCAGTCTATTTTCATTGAAGGTCTACATGTCAACTTAAGTCATTTGGCTTGACTTCAGTAATCATCATAATTCCTAACTGAATAGAACATCAAACTCAAAGCAACTCACAATTCTCATTATAAAGCTGAAATGTTTTATTGTACTTTCAAAGGCCTTTTACATatgcacttcaaaaaaaaaattcccccaatGGGACATTTACAATGTATAGTGGAGTATGACACCAAAATGTATGTAGAAAGAATCTAATCTGGCAAGACAATGACTTGCATTACCCAGTTTAGAACTGTGACATGTCATCACAGTAGCTATCTTGGCAAACCAGATTATTCTACTTAAATTTCTCCAACTATTATACCATGAATGTTAAAAATAAGATTGTAATGgggaaaacaaaaatgaaagaacTATTGTACTGAAATGCCAGATGTAAGCAAAAACTTTAAAGACACCCCTTTGTGTGTTTCAGAATCATTACATTTTAAGGATCCATTCCTTTCAATTATTTTACAAGTAGTTTGTAACCTGAGAATCCACAGTGCTAAATCATCAGTCCAGAGTGAACCAAGACGGGCGCTTCCTGTTTCGTTCTATGATCCGCTTCCCTTCGTCTTGCTCTTTAGGCTTCTCTCCTTCATACAGAACAACCGTCTCAGTGGTAGGAGCCCTAAAAGGTCCTCCTTCCTGGGTCCTTATTTGGGACCTTATGGCAGTTGTCTCCAGTTTCACCTTCTGGTAACAATAGCCACAAAGGACGTGCTTCAGCTTTACATTACCACACTGGGGACAAACATCGATGTTTCTCTAAAGGCAAGAACAAGCACAGGGTTAAAATGCATGATAGGAAGAAAACTAGAAAAGTTTTACAAATGCTAAGAAATTTGAAGGAGAACGGAACAGGGGCTCGTAGTACTTCCTTCCCATTTTATTTTACAGGTAAGTAAGaatgtagccctgacctggatggcccaagccagcccaatctcatcagatctcagaagctaagccaagTTGACATtggttagtacttcgatgggaggccaccaaggaagactagggttgctactcagaggcaggcaatggcaaacaacctctgaatgtctcttgccttgaaaatcctatggggtcagctatgacttgaagacactttccaccaccaagaacgTACACACAACATCCTTAgagaatgtaactctgcttaaggtggCCCTGTCAGTACTTATGAATATAGAGCGATGGGTCTGTGATGGGCATTTTAACAGCATAGTGGCATCCCTGCCTGGGACGAAGGTTGCAGTTATTATGCGCTGTCTAGGTTGGCTATCAGGTAGtgttggggaggagccagtggtgaTAGTGCTTGTTGGCACCAATGATGACTCCTAAAGAAATCTTTATGGGCATTTATTGCGGTGAGCCAACAATCCTCTCAGTTCTCATTACATTCTTGTGTTTTCTGAACTATTACTGACAAAGAAATTTAGAACCAGCAAGATAACAAAACCAAACCTTAATGGTTTACCTTAATTTTTATAAGGTTTCTAGGATTCCTTCGCCTGCAGCGATTCACCTCGATGGTCCGCCTCGACTTTGGAACTGCCATCCAAAATACGTTGTCTAAAAAGCTTGGCGTCTCATCGCTTTCAGCTTTCTCTCCCATGGGCTCAAGCAAAGAAGCTGGACCCTGTACAGCCAACGCAGGAGCTTAAAGACAACAGAGAGCTGCATTAAAAATTGCCTTGCTTTGCTCTTCCACTCTAGTCCAATGTTGTTCTTTTATGTTTTACACACAGAGCTGCCTTAGACCTTTGGTCTATCGAGGTTAGTACTCTCATGTGCAGCAGTGCTGCACGATTTCAGAGGTCTCTTACACGGCTTactgcctgacccttttaactggacatgccagggattgaacataggacctaccttagggttgccaacctccagctactagctggagatctcctgttattacaactaatctccagctgatagagatcagttcaccaggagaaaatggctgctttggcaattggattctatggcactgaagtccctcccctccccaaaccccaccctcctcaggctccaccacaaaaacctcctgccggtggcaaagagggacttggcaaccctaacctacctgcatacaaagcagatgctctaccactgagccaaggccacTCTCTATGCACATGTAGCCCTTATACATGTTAATTCAGAATTAAATCCTCCTGGATAAATGTTTACACTGTGCTTCTCacctcaatggggatccaaagcagctagaaATATAATTCTCTcctgctctgcctccaaaacctctacGAAGAAGGTAGGTTGAAATTTGTGCGTGGCCCAAGGGCACTGGCTACGCTTCCGTGACAAAGAGAGGATCTGAACACGGGTCTCGCACATTCCGGTCCAGCGCTCTAGCCACTACACACCACTGCCTCTCAAGATCCCTGCTGAGCAGCAGGAACTGATTCTCTGCCCAAAAGTCAGCCTTCAACTCTTCACCAGGAGACCCGCCGAGCAGAGGAGGCCTCCGACGCTGCCCTTTCTGCCCCCACATTCACAACACCGCTTGCTCTGGAGCAGACCTCTGACCCGGATCCCAGATCTTCCATGGTCGAGAGGCAACTGCACCGAGGATTTGTACAATCCTAATATGTTACTCATTCACAAAagtattattttactttatatgGGAGCAATCAatatttgtaagctgtagttacttatataagccagtagagcagggccaagggccatttggatatttatgacatcattcatgggccatacaaaattatcaacttaattagcctgctatatttggtcaaacatttagccaaaaggcacgaccggagatggctcgaagtgtctgccacgtagagcgacttgcttttgagctctgctgtccccagctggacccaagagattcagacagggcagcatccttctgagctagagatctgccagaccaaatgatttcgcgggccttaaacgcccccccgggcctgacgttccccacccctgcagcagAGAGTAGTATATCCTAACAAAAGTTTAAAACCTTTGCACAGGTGTTAAAGGTTGCGCCAGAGACTGATACAGATTAGTACGCCTAAAAACAGGACGGTGAGCTAATCGTCAATTGAACTCAGGGGGCGGGCATATCACGAGGTTATACTGCATTATGAAATCTGACCTAACAAGGGACTCTAGAAGTGTATAAATATCTCTCCATTTTGCATAATAATTCAGAGGTGTGGTTTTAGGTCGGGAGACCCACATTCTCTCTTATGCTGGCATAAATAAATATACTCCTtgcttctaaaaaaaataaatagcctGAGTCTCcctgttcttggtgggtctgtgccattgaacagggtctggcttttgcatccaacaGAGGGGCTGTGAAGGAGAAGAGCGGCGGGGCACACCTACCCCACGGAGGACTCTGGCTACCGAGCCACCCCAACCAACCCCGAAGGCAGCCACGGATCTTGAGCAGAGGCGAAGGGACCGCCAGCACCACCGCCatcttgcctcccccctcccctttccggGCCGTTCCCGGAAACCAGCGCGGGCGCACAAGCCGCCGTTCCTGCCGCGTCGAATGCTGGGAAACGGAGTTCTCGTGGATTCCCGACGCTCCTCCGTTCCACAGCGACGTGGAGTCGCTGGACTACAATTCCCAGCAGCCTCGCTGATTGACCCGCCGTTTCCTTCGCAGCCTGTGGACCCCATCATCCGTATAGCgaaacggggtgtgtgtgtgtgtggtgggggcgGTCGGTGACTTCCGGGCGTAGAGGTCGCAAAGGACGGCGGCCTGTTGGGCACTTCCGGTGTAAAATGGAACTTGGCTTTTCGTTCCGCTTTCATACAAAATCATCGCATATGTTAACAAGTAGCCGAGTGATTGTTGCAACAAAGACTTCAAAgaatgtggccttttatgcagggacgtttccccgcggtcacccccctgactgcttcggggcttccttttaattatgcatgccctttccaaCAGTCAGGGTGCTACacttctcttaaagagacatacaCATGCCTATACTATACAGAGGTCGTTGGATGACCCGCTGTCTCTCGGTCTACACAGGGCTGGTATTGTTAGAATAAAATAGCGGACCTGGAAATTAGTTACACCACTCTGAGGgccttggaggaaaggggcaggatttttttaaaaaacgtacaACATAGATGCATATTTAGGACCCCATCGCCTATTGCATCTGACGAAGTGAGTCCTATGCCACAAAAGGGTCTGCTGAATAAAATCGTGTTCGTCTTTCAGGCACCACAAGACTCCTGCTTGGTTTTGCTGCTAGAGACGGACGCAGCTGCCCCCGCCCCGGGAATGTTATAACTTCTGGAACAATTTCCATATTttactgcgtgtgtgtgtgtgtgtgaagtgccgtcaagtggcttccgactcatggcgaccctatgaatgaaaaagggcaagagtccagtagcaccttaaagactaacaaaaatattttctggtagggtatgagctttcgtgagccacagctcacttcttcagatacagctagaatgtgaatccatcggtctttaagtagaggaacagtatgtaaatgtgaatagcaggcgtgatgggattaggtgtgatatgcagaagagtctgtgatgtccaggggagagatgggtgcggagaaatcagcattggtaatgggccatgaatgcaaggtctttattcagcccaggtaaatgcattgactttagtttgaatatcaactgtaattcagcagtttctctttccagtcttcctttaaaattcctttgtaagagaactgctatgaatgaaagtcctccaaaatgccctatccttgacagccttgctcagatcttgcaaactgaaggctgcggcttcctttgtGGAGTCAgcccctctcttgttgggtctccctcttttcccgctgccttttCCTGGCGCCTACACCTGTCCAAACACGTGTAATACTGGAGGGATCGCCAAGGCGGCTGACGCACGCATGCGCGCGAGCCGTCGACCGTTACCCAGAATCCCCGCTTTCGGGCGCTTCAACTGTGATCTCCTCTCTAGGGACGGGACGTCGCGCGGCGCCCCACTCTGCGCAGGCGCAGAAGGCGGCCGAGGGGGCGGGGTTTCGGGACGGGCGGACCAAGATGGCGGAGCGCGGCTACAGCTTCTCTCTCACCACCTTCAGGTAAAAGGAAGGCGCTCGCTTCGCTCCGGGGGCCTCGAGGGGAGTTCTCCGGGGCAGCCGGGCCCGAGGCGGGCTGGGAGCCGCGGCCAGGGCCCCGAGGGACGGCCCCGGAGCTCAGCCGGCCTCCTGGGCAGAGGCGAGCGGTGGATTTTGTGGAGTCACCTCCGCCGGCCCCGCCTCGGCCCTCAGCTGGGGAGCCCCGAGGGGGGTTCGAGGGGGCCCCGGGCGGGAGCCAGGCTGGGCTCATCCTGCACCAGCTCCCCGAGGAGGCTGGGTCGACCCCCGGCCCTGCTCACCGCTGTCATCTAGGCATAGGAGGCTTCAGATCTGTGGGCCAATTTCAAATTTATTCACAATTCATTAGGTTGACTTATcatttacatcagtggttcccaacctttttttgaccagggaccactaggacttttttgttcggtgcagggaccccaaggttcaaaataaaaattccgagaatttgaaaataaactttaatcataactgtttgttaaacattaaacttagaataatatttgaatatatatatatatatatatatatatatatatatatatatatatatatatatatatataaaatagagaacttttaattgaaaatattaatttatgatgggtttataactttgtttcgcggaccttaatttagttctcgcggacccctgggggtccacggacccctggttgggaaccagtgatttacatGAATAAAAAAGTAATCAAGTCATTATATATAGACAAAGTGGAAACTGAAAGTGTTTAGATCTTCACTTACTGGCTCAGAAACAGAATGGTGACATTTGCGTGTCGCAGGCCGCTTCCAATCACTCCTCCCCATTACAGCTTTTGGTTGTTTCTACTAACTGCACAGTGCTATAATAAGTTTTGATAATATTAGTTGTGTTGTAACAATAGCCGTTTGTGATAATGTGTCTTACTAAGGAGCGTGTGTTTTGAATGCATTTCTCTTGGAAGTCTCCTGTTTTCCAGTTTTATAGAGTTACTAACTGCTATGCAGAGAGCTAGGttagagtccagtagtgccttacaagattttcagggtataagctttcaagagtcaatgttCCCATTATCAGATACAGCTATCTAAGCCTCCATAGATTTTTCACCAGTGTTGTGATGTAATTAAAATTTAATATTTTAGCAAGAGCCTATGGGTGCTTCTTTGGCAGCAAGTCTCATTATGTTAATTTGGGTTTACTCTTTAATGTGTATAAAAGTGCAGGCATACAGATTACAGAGTTTTACTCAGTAACACATTCTGCTGAGTTCAGTGGGCTTTCCTGCTTGGTAGACCCTGATAGGATT is part of the Euleptes europaea isolate rEulEur1 chromosome 11, rEulEur1.hap1, whole genome shotgun sequence genome and encodes:
- the MRPL32 gene encoding 39S ribosomal protein L32, mitochondrial, whose protein sequence is MAVVLAVPSPLLKIRGCLRGWLGWLGSQSPPWAPALAVQGPASLLEPMGEKAESDETPSFLDNVFWMAVPKSRRTIEVNRCRRRNPRNLIKIKRNIDVCPQCGNVKLKHVLCGYCYQKVKLETTAIRSQIRTQEGGPFRAPTTETVVLYEGEKPKEQDEGKRIIERNRKRPSWFTLD